DNA sequence from the bacterium genome:
CCTTTAATGCTTCCCTGGTAACCTCAGGGCCTATACCATCACCAGCGATTACTCCTATTCTGTAAGCCATCCCCTGTGGCATTTTGTGCAAAGCTTAAGCTTAAGGCTTGTTCCATTAACTATCCTTCTTGTAGAATGAAGGTTTGGCATCTGCCTTTTTTTTGTCTTTCTATTTGAATGGGAGACGCTATGTCCCACCAAGGGCTTTTTTCCACAAAGATCACATACTTTACTCATTTTTTAAAAAAGTATAATTAAAAGAAGGTCTTTTGTAAAGAATTTTTTGTAGTATGTGCGCCGGATACAAGAAAAATTAAAACAACAATGTTCATTCCAGCAATAAATAGGGATGTTTTGTAAATGCCTATTATGGGAATAAAAAATATGGGTATTGATATGGAGCCTAAACAAGAGCCGAGCAATATCATTCCATAACTTAACCCGGCTGTCCTTCCAATATCTGTCCTTCCTTTTAAGTATATCTTGTTTGCTAAGGTAAATCTAATACCTCCGACAAATCCTGCAATAATTGGTAGAAATGGAAAGACATCTCCTTTGGAAAGATAAAAAAACAAAGGAATTAAAAGGGGATAAAGACAAATAGCAATTTGTGTTAAGATAAAGGCAGGAAAATCCTTTTTAATTTTGTGCATAATTCCTATTATCCAAAAAGAGCCTAGTGATAAACCAATCATAAATGAGGTAATTATAATGCCTAGTTTATAAAACATATAGCCATAGATTATTTGAAAGGAGAGCAAAACCAGGGTTTGAAAGGCAATCTCTGTTACTCCTGTTGTTATAATTGCCCCCAATATAGCCTTTTTATATGAAAGGAAACAGAAGAGAAATATAAGAAAATAAAAACAAATAGCAATCTTTATAATCCTTTTTTCCTGCACCCATCCCATAATCTTCGTTGATAAAGAATTACCAAAGCGACCTAACCAGAAAACTAGGTTTAAATAGTAAGAAATGGGTCTTTCATCATAATTCATTCTGGCATTTGTTTTATTTAAGACGCTTTCTATTTTTGCAATCCTCTCTTTAGACATTCTTTCAAATAGATAATATTCCCTAATGTATTTTATATCCAAATTCCTCATTTCTATTCTTTCCATCCAGAGCTTGTAATCATAGGTCAATACCCCCTTCTTATTGCAGGCTAAAAAATATATTGTATCTCCTGGTATTATTTTTACATCACAGAATACCTTTTTTAAACTAGCATAAATAGATGATAAAAAATCTCTTAATTGATGAGATATATAATTTTCTGAAGAAGAAAGACCAAACGAAATTATTCCATTTTTCCCTAAAACCCTTTTTACCTCCCTAAAAAATTCAATACTATAATACCTATTTAATTGGGCTGTATATGGGCTTCCAACAGAGACAATAACACAATCGTATTTTTTATCTGTTGTTTTAATAAAAAACCTTCCATCCATATTTTTGATATTTACCCTTCTATCCTTTAAATGGTTATTTGGAAGATAATCTTTTGCTATCTTTATAATCAATGGGTCTAGCTCTACATAATCTACATTTTTTACAGGGTGTTTAAGTATTTCTGTAATTACTCCACAGCCACCCCCTATTAAAAGTATGCTTTCTGGCTTTGGATGGGAGAGAAGATTGAAATTGCAAGCCTCCTCAGAGCTTGCTCTATCTGGAATTGTATAGAGATAAATGCCATTATAGAAAAATGAATATTGATTTTGCCTCTGGACAAGGGAGATATTTCCATAGATAGAATTTTGAGATGTAAGAAGCTTATATCCTTTAAATTGCCTTTTAACAGAATATTCATTTAAGCAATTCCATCCATTGGATAAAAACATTCCCACAAAAAATAGGCTTAAAAATATAGAAATAAACCTTTTTGCCAAGAAAAAAGCCATTAGAATATTTAATAAAGCAAATATACCCATAATCTCAAAGGAATTAAAAATTTTAATAAGAAAGAAGCTTGAAAGAGACCCTCCTATTGCACAACCTATTGCCTCTAAGGCATAAGCCATTCCAATAGAAAATGCAGAAATGGATTTTGTTTCTATCATTCTGCAACCCAAAGAAAACATAAAGCCAAAAATGCTACAAAGGGGAATAAGGATAATAAAGGTTGATGCTCCCATAATGTGAATAGAAATAATCTCACCCGCAACTATATTAAAAATTTCCTTTATTGACCTTATAAAAAAGATATTAATGGGAAGTAAAATGCTTAAAGCAATTTGACAAGATGAGAAAAAAGAGGCATTGTTTTTAATTTTGTCTGCAAACCTTCCAAAAAGAGAGCTTCCAATTGCTCCTCCCAAAAGCCAACAACCAAAAATAAAGCCTATAGAAAACTCATTCCCATAGAAAACACCTAAAAATTCTCTTATAATGACAATTTGAGAGCCTATAGCAGTAAAGCCAAGGAGAAAGATAGAAATTGCTATCATTGTTTAAAGGGAAGAATTACCACTAACCTTTATAGACAAAATAAAAGTTTAATATCCACTCACCTTGAAATAAGTGAGAAGTATAAGGTGAATGAATTATAAAGCACCTAAACACATACAATTATACACTACACATATTATCTTGTCAAGAAAAAATCTCGTATGCGTATGTATGTACTCATGGGGAACATGGTATCCACCCCCTAGGTAAATTATTTTATCTTGGAGATAAAAGCATAGGAATTAGAAAGGATAAAAATGGGAGAATTTAATAACAAAAAATCCCGATGATGATGATATATTACGAAATGATAAGGGGAATGTCAATGAAAAAAATAATGAAAAATAAGTTTGATTTAAGACTTAAGATGGTAAAGATGGCGGAAGAAATGGGAATAAGGCAGGGAGCAAGGGTTTTTGAGACAACAAGGAAGATTATAAGGAAATGGCTTTATCGCTATAAAAGAGAAAGAAAAGGAAGAAAAAATAAAAGATATGAAGGGATTTAAGAGAGATTAAGAATATGATGAAGCCTTTTAAAGAAACTTCAGATAGACACAAAAGACCTTTGTGATATAGAGAAGTATTGGCTTCAAATGATGAGACTTAAGCTACCTAGATATCAATATACAGCCAGGGATATGAAAACAGGGGCTTGTTTCTATGCCTATGCTCATAATAATAATTCTTTTAGTAACTATTCAGTATATCGTATTTTATATGTTTGGCTGTTTTAAAATTCATCCATTCTATAATAAATCCCAAATCCCAAGTTCAAATGTCAAAAAAATGTCCAATTTCCAATGTCCAATATC
Encoded proteins:
- the rpmB gene encoding 50S ribosomal protein L28 yields the protein MSKVCDLCGKKPLVGHSVSHSNRKTKKRQMPNLHSTRRIVNGTSLKLKLCTKCHRGWLTE
- a CDS encoding methyltransferase domain-containing protein, with protein sequence MIAISIFLLGFTAIGSQIVIIREFLGVFYGNEFSIGFIFGCWLLGGAIGSSLFGRFADKIKNNASFFSSCQIALSILLPINIFFIRSIKEIFNIVAGEIISIHIMGASTFIILIPLCSIFGFMFSLGCRMIETKSISAFSIGMAYALEAIGCAIGGSLSSFFLIKIFNSFEIMGIFALLNILMAFFLAKRFISIFLSLFFVGMFLSNGWNCLNEYSVKRQFKGYKLLTSQNSIYGNISLVQRQNQYSFFYNGIYLYTIPDRASSEEACNFNLLSHPKPESILLIGGGCGVITEILKHPVKNVDYVELDPLIIKIAKDYLPNNHLKDRRVNIKNMDGRFFIKTTDKKYDCVIVSVGSPYTAQLNRYYSIEFFREVKRVLGKNGIISFGLSSSENYISHQLRDFLSSIYASLKKVFCDVKIIPGDTIYFLACNKKGVLTYDYKLWMERIEMRNLDIKYIREYYLFERMSKERIAKIESVLNKTNARMNYDERPISYYLNLVFWLGRFGNSLSTKIMGWVQEKRIIKIAICFYFLIFLFCFLSYKKAILGAIITTGVTEIAFQTLVLLSFQIIYGYMFYKLGIIITSFMIGLSLGSFWIIGIMHKIKKDFPAFILTQIAICLYPLLIPLFFYLSKGDVFPFLPIIAGFVGGIRFTLANKIYLKGRTDIGRTAGLSYGMILLGSCLGSISIPIFFIPIIGIYKTSLFIAGMNIVVLIFLVSGAHTTKNSLQKTFF